A single region of the Anguilla rostrata isolate EN2019 chromosome 11, ASM1855537v3, whole genome shotgun sequence genome encodes:
- the adtrp1 gene encoding androgen dependent TFPI regulating protein 1 isoform X2, whose translation MGPKLCFLIHLAIFAWYIFTLWSHCSLQSSKVHPGIALYGGRWKYLTFINLVLHTVFFGICFLTDAIQLLLAPKRVPLRLIKIRDAVFTTLVFPVGMFVVISFWSLYTYDRELVYPKFLDDIIPTWLNHALHTGILPLLLIQLCLQHHQYPSRGKGILGLALFDALYLAWVLWIHHASGIWVYPIMAKLSPGGLVLFFAGAALTMAPLYLLGERLSTAFWETGTEKKKK comes from the exons ATGGGTCCGAAATTGTGCTTCTTAATTCATTTGGCAATATTTGCGTGGTATATATTTACGCTTTGGTCTCACTGCTCTTTACAAAGTTCAAAGGTGCATCCTGGAATCGCTTTATACGGAGGTCGATGGAAATACTTGACTTTTATAAACCTC GTTCTACACACAGTCTTCTTTGGAATCTGTTTTTTGACCGACGCAATCCAACTACTACTAGCCCCTAAAAGAGTTCCCTTGCGCCTTATCAAAATAAGAGATGCTGTCTTCACTACACTGGTGTTTCCGGTTGGGATG TTTGTGGTTATTTCCTTCTGGTCACTGTATACCTATGATCGGGAACTGGTATATCCCAAATTTCTTGATGACATTATTCCCACCTGGCTGAACCATGCATTA CACACTGGGATCCTGCCTCTGCTCCTAATCCAGCTCTGCCTGCAGCATCATCAGTACCCCAGCAGGGGCAAAGGGATCCTTGGCCTGGCTCTCTTTGATGCTCTTTATCTGGCCTG GGTTTTGTGGATACACCATGCCTCTGGGATCTGGGTGTACCCCATTATGGCTAAGCTCAGCCCTGGTGGACTTGTGCTGTTCTTCGCTGGCGCTGCACTGACCATGGCCCCCCTCTACCTGCTGGGAGAGAGGCTcagcactgcattctgggaaacag ggacagaaaaaaaaaagaaatag
- the adtrp1 gene encoding androgen dependent TFPI regulating protein 1 isoform X1, with protein MGPKLCFLIHLAIFAWYIFTLWSHCSLQSSKVHPGIALYGGRWKYLTFINLVLHTVFFGICFLTDAIQLLLAPKRVPLRLIKIRDAVFTTLVFPVGMFVVISFWSLYTYDRELVYPKFLDDIIPTWLNHALHTGILPLLLIQLCLQHHQYPSRGKGILGLALFDALYLAWVLWIHHASGIWVYPIMAKLSPGGLVLFFAGAALTMAPLYLLGERLSTAFWETDFISVPNRHRHAPEQ; from the exons ATGGGTCCGAAATTGTGCTTCTTAATTCATTTGGCAATATTTGCGTGGTATATATTTACGCTTTGGTCTCACTGCTCTTTACAAAGTTCAAAGGTGCATCCTGGAATCGCTTTATACGGAGGTCGATGGAAATACTTGACTTTTATAAACCTC GTTCTACACACAGTCTTCTTTGGAATCTGTTTTTTGACCGACGCAATCCAACTACTACTAGCCCCTAAAAGAGTTCCCTTGCGCCTTATCAAAATAAGAGATGCTGTCTTCACTACACTGGTGTTTCCGGTTGGGATG TTTGTGGTTATTTCCTTCTGGTCACTGTATACCTATGATCGGGAACTGGTATATCCCAAATTTCTTGATGACATTATTCCCACCTGGCTGAACCATGCATTA CACACTGGGATCCTGCCTCTGCTCCTAATCCAGCTCTGCCTGCAGCATCATCAGTACCCCAGCAGGGGCAAAGGGATCCTTGGCCTGGCTCTCTTTGATGCTCTTTATCTGGCCTG GGTTTTGTGGATACACCATGCCTCTGGGATCTGGGTGTACCCCATTATGGCTAAGCTCAGCCCTGGTGGACTTGTGCTGTTCTTCGCTGGCGCTGCACTGACCATGGCCCCCCTCTACCTGCTGGGAGAGAGGCTcagcactgcattctgggaaacag ATTTCATAAGCGTCCCGAACAGACACAGGCATGCTCCTGAGCAGTAG